From Sporosarcina sp. Te-1, the proteins below share one genomic window:
- a CDS encoding SCO family protein → MRKKVLFSAMLTGLLFVAACSSGFKPDHEYSIQPFEYTNQDGDTVSLDDLNGEVWLAQFIFTNCTSICPPMMMNMADLQGKLDKEGVEDYKIVSFSVDPDHDTPEKLKQYLEQFGVPDESKWIMLTGYKMSEINKLSVDSFKMPVFDDPNSNQVIHGSRFGLVNQDGKVVKTYSGANDVPYDQIVKDMKALIKQGAE, encoded by the coding sequence ATGCGTAAAAAAGTATTATTTTCTGCAATGTTGACCGGCTTGCTTTTTGTTGCGGCATGCTCAAGCGGTTTCAAGCCGGACCACGAATATTCGATACAACCATTCGAATACACGAATCAAGATGGAGACACAGTCTCATTGGATGACTTAAATGGCGAGGTCTGGCTCGCCCAGTTCATTTTCACAAATTGTACCTCTATATGCCCTCCTATGATGATGAACATGGCTGATTTGCAGGGCAAGTTAGATAAAGAAGGCGTGGAAGATTATAAAATCGTCTCGTTCAGCGTTGATCCGGATCACGACACGCCTGAAAAATTAAAGCAATATTTGGAGCAGTTTGGAGTCCCGGACGAATCCAAATGGATCATGCTGACAGGATACAAAATGAGTGAGATTAATAAGCTGTCTGTCGATTCCTTTAAAATGCCGGTATTTGACGATCCAAATTCAAATCAAGTCATTCACGGTTCCCGCTTCGGACTAGTCAATCAGGACGGGAAAGTCGTCAAAACATACTCCGGTGCGAACGATGTCCCATATGACCAAATTGTAAAAGATATGAAAGCGCTCATTAAACAGGGGGCTGAATAA
- a CDS encoding YvrJ family protein, whose amino-acid sequence METWLTFIQEIGFPVFVSFYLLHRLELKLEAIHDVLITLKMK is encoded by the coding sequence ATGGAAACCTGGTTGACTTTCATACAAGAGATCGGATTCCCGGTATTTGTATCATTTTACCTGTTGCATCGTCTCGAGTTGAAATTGGAAGCGATCCACGATGTGCTCATCACATTAAAGATGAAGTAA
- a CDS encoding DUF2922 domain-containing protein has translation MSKTLQLTFENAAGKTTMLTVDEPRSDITSEQIQAAMQQIIASGAFEVDGSPLSAPKSVRIVERTVTEFIAG, from the coding sequence ATGAGTAAGACATTGCAACTGACGTTTGAAAACGCGGCAGGGAAAACGACGATGTTGACGGTGGATGAACCGAGAAGTGATATTACTTCCGAGCAAATCCAGGCTGCGATGCAGCAAATTATTGCATCCGGCGCATTTGAAGTCGATGGATCCCCGCTGTCCGCACCGAAAAGTGTGCGCATCGTCGAAAGAACCGTCACTGAATTCATTGCCGGATAA
- a CDS encoding DUF1659 domain-containing protein: protein MATMEFRGAIGKVFFDGGVTEDGKLIRKAKSYRNIAQGIDATNLYEALSQLAQFSERTVVGMEKVETTEVVK from the coding sequence ATGGCAACAATGGAATTCAGAGGAGCCATCGGAAAAGTATTTTTTGATGGAGGTGTAACGGAAGACGGCAAGTTGATCCGGAAGGCCAAGTCCTACCGCAATATTGCACAAGGAATTGATGCGACCAATCTGTATGAGGCGCTTTCCCAACTGGCACAATTCTCCGAACGCACGGTGGTAGGAATGGAGAAAGTCGAAACAACGGAAGTCGTCAAGTAA
- a CDS encoding DUF2621 domain-containing protein, whose product MWFIVFWCIVLVGSFGIGGFFMFRKFLKVFPKADGKSTLDWEEHYVNESLHLWNEDAKKLLNELVSPVPELFRDVAKQKIASKIGQIALEDRARTIDFDHIIRGYIVATPKRDHKFLIKKLTSMNVDMKPYEHLFE is encoded by the coding sequence ATGTGGTTCATCGTATTCTGGTGTATCGTCCTGGTCGGATCATTTGGCATCGGTGGTTTCTTCATGTTCCGTAAATTTTTGAAGGTATTTCCGAAAGCGGATGGCAAATCGACGCTTGATTGGGAAGAGCATTATGTAAATGAATCCCTTCATCTTTGGAATGAGGATGCTAAAAAGCTCCTGAATGAGCTTGTCAGTCCCGTTCCAGAACTGTTCCGTGATGTAGCCAAACAGAAGATCGCTTCCAAAATAGGCCAAATCGCTTTGGAAGACCGGGCACGAACCATTGATTTTGACCATATTATCCGGGGATACATCGTTGCGACGCCAAAGCGAGATCATAAATTCTTAATTAAAAAATTGACATCCATGAATGTAGATATGAAACCGTATGAGCACTTATTCGAATAA
- a CDS encoding CcdC family protein yields MLKLQEWIDYVFTTIPSVYLIVGSTVIFLFMGTMAFIVRTKAAKRPISAKRIILPPLFMSTGALMFLFEEFRVPLPQVMEAVAVGLLFSLILIKTTNFEKRDGLLYVKKSKAFIVILLSLLVIRLVAKLILSSSIDVGELGGMFFLLAFAMILPWRIGMLIKYMKIRNRTAGV; encoded by the coding sequence ATGCTTAAGCTTCAAGAGTGGATTGATTATGTTTTTACAACTATTCCGTCGGTTTATTTGATTGTCGGTTCGACGGTCATCTTTCTCTTTATGGGAACGATGGCTTTTATCGTCCGGACAAAAGCCGCAAAACGACCAATTTCCGCGAAACGTATTATACTTCCTCCACTCTTCATGTCGACCGGCGCCTTGATGTTCCTATTTGAGGAATTTCGCGTGCCGCTTCCGCAAGTGATGGAAGCCGTGGCGGTTGGCTTGTTATTTTCACTAATTCTGATCAAAACGACGAATTTTGAGAAGAGGGACGGATTGTTATATGTAAAGAAGTCAAAAGCGTTTATTGTCATCCTTTTGAGTCTCCTCGTCATTCGTTTGGTAGCAAAACTTATATTGAGCAGCTCCATTGATGTGGGAGAACTGGGTGGCATGTTCTTTCTGTTGGCGTTTGCGATGATTCTTCCTTGGCGCATTGGGATGCTGATTAAATATATGAAAATTCGTAATCGAACAGCGGGTGTATGA
- a CDS encoding thioredoxin family protein has protein sequence MNEIGSYEKWNEVLQKEPQLLLFVKTDDCSVCEGLYPQVGALAERFPFPFYQVNAARVPEMAGQLSLFTAPVVLLYHHGNEMARFARFVQIDQLTRRMQELVERGKEDA, from the coding sequence ATGAACGAAATCGGATCATATGAAAAATGGAACGAAGTACTACAAAAAGAGCCGCAACTCCTCCTCTTTGTCAAAACGGACGATTGTTCCGTATGTGAGGGGCTCTATCCGCAAGTGGGAGCGCTCGCCGAACGCTTCCCGTTCCCATTTTATCAAGTGAATGCGGCACGTGTACCGGAGATGGCGGGGCAATTATCGTTATTTACCGCTCCTGTTGTATTGCTTTATCATCATGGAAACGAAATGGCCCGTTTTGCCCGTTTCGTTCAGATAGACCAGCTGACACGCCGCATGCAGGAGCTTGTGGAACGGGGGAAGGAAGATGCTTAA
- a CDS encoding cytochrome c biogenesis CcdA family protein produces the protein MNTDLNVFLAFGAGFLSFISPCVLPLYPAFISYITGMSIDELKGDSKRMSRNGMLHTIFFLLGFSVVFVFLGFSTSLVGNFFVQYKDILRQAGAIFIVLFGLMVIGLFKPDFLMKERRLQFKNRPAGYLGTALIGLAFSAGWQPCMGPIIGAIIGLAAANPGSSMLYMMMYVLGFAIPFFILSFFITRLGWIKRHSNLMMKIGGYVMIAFGFLLFFDGITYLTSLLSPIFGDFQGF, from the coding sequence ATGAATACTGATTTGAATGTGTTTCTGGCGTTCGGCGCCGGATTTTTAAGTTTCATTTCACCGTGTGTACTGCCATTGTATCCGGCATTTATATCGTATATTACCGGCATGTCAATCGATGAATTGAAGGGCGATTCCAAACGGATGAGCCGGAATGGGATGCTCCATACGATCTTTTTTCTGCTTGGATTTTCGGTCGTCTTTGTCTTTCTCGGTTTTAGCACATCGCTCGTCGGCAATTTTTTTGTACAGTACAAGGATATACTACGGCAAGCCGGCGCCATCTTCATCGTCCTGTTTGGGTTGATGGTCATCGGGTTGTTCAAGCCAGATTTTTTAATGAAAGAACGACGTCTGCAATTTAAAAACCGACCAGCCGGTTACTTGGGTACTGCTCTGATCGGGCTGGCGTTTTCAGCGGGCTGGCAGCCGTGCATGGGACCGATTATCGGAGCGATCATCGGACTGGCTGCTGCAAACCCAGGTTCCAGCATGTTATATATGATGATGTATGTGTTAGGATTCGCTATCCCGTTCTTCATTTTATCATTTTTCATCACCCGTCTGGGATGGATCAAACGGCATAGTAATTTGATGATGAAAATCGGCGGTTATGTTATGATTGCTTTCGGATTTTTGTTGTTTTTCGATGGAATCACGTATCTCACCAGCTTGCTGAGCCCAATTTTTGGTGATTTCCAAGGTTTTTGA
- a CDS encoding ABC transporter ATP-binding protein translates to MEKQPKLTAKDQWIVFKRLMKYAIPHKASITVAMILLILTITGSIVGPLIIQSFIDNYLTPLHFPKKEIMTLAIVYIGLQLFIVIVSYFQLLRFQSIALKVIQQMRIDVFTKVQGLGMRYFDKTPAGSIVSRVTNDTESIKEMFVSVIVTFLQAIFVIFGVYFALFSLDVKLAFMSMGLLPLFMIIVIVYRRYSADFYQDIRERLSQLNAKIAESLSGMGMIQAFRQEERLAKEFDDINEGHYRAGMRNIKFDSVLLGPFIDLLYAIAIVFVLGYFGFMSLESAVDVGIIYAFTTLIGRLFQPVQQVMQRLSIFQQALVSASRVFKLMDDPDMEPGQTDQAIEPIQEGTIEFRDVTFSYDGKNDVLKNISFTANAGETVALVGHTGSGKSSIINLLMRFYEYNQGEILVDGKSLKDYPKEELRQKVGLVLQDPFLFYGDIESNIRLHNKEMSAEEVRAAAEFVRANEFIEKLPDKYSQKVTERGSTFSSGQRQLVAFARTIATNPKILVLDEATANIDTETEVAIQASLEKMRKGRTTIAIAHRLSTIQDAELILVLHQGEIVERGNHQQLLAQKGLYYMMYQLQNGLLDDAM, encoded by the coding sequence ATTGAAAAACAGCCAAAATTAACAGCGAAGGATCAATGGATCGTATTCAAGCGATTGATGAAATACGCCATTCCCCATAAGGCAAGCATTACGGTTGCAATGATTCTGCTTATCTTGACGATAACAGGAAGTATTGTGGGGCCATTGATTATCCAATCATTTATCGATAATTATTTGACGCCGCTCCATTTTCCAAAGAAGGAAATTATGACGCTGGCAATTGTCTATATTGGACTCCAACTATTCATTGTCATCGTATCGTATTTCCAATTGCTGCGGTTCCAGTCCATTGCCTTGAAGGTCATCCAACAGATGCGGATTGACGTATTCACAAAGGTGCAAGGGCTCGGCATGCGCTACTTTGACAAAACACCTGCAGGCAGTATCGTGTCGCGGGTGACAAACGACACGGAATCGATTAAAGAGATGTTTGTCAGCGTGATTGTCACGTTCCTCCAAGCGATCTTTGTCATCTTCGGCGTCTATTTTGCCCTATTCTCCCTTGACGTAAAACTCGCTTTCATGTCAATGGGCTTGCTACCTTTATTTATGATCATCGTCATTGTCTATCGCCGATACAGTGCGGATTTTTACCAAGATATCCGTGAACGGCTAAGCCAATTGAATGCCAAAATAGCGGAATCGTTATCAGGCATGGGCATGATCCAGGCATTCAGGCAAGAGGAACGGTTAGCAAAAGAATTCGATGATATCAACGAAGGGCATTACCGTGCGGGCATGCGGAATATCAAGTTTGACAGCGTCTTGCTTGGACCGTTTATCGATTTGCTATACGCGATTGCGATCGTCTTCGTCCTTGGCTATTTCGGTTTCATGTCGCTGGAAAGTGCCGTTGACGTGGGGATTATTTATGCCTTCACTACATTAATCGGCCGTTTGTTCCAACCGGTACAGCAAGTGATGCAGCGTCTCTCGATATTCCAGCAGGCGCTTGTCTCGGCGTCCCGGGTGTTCAAGCTGATGGATGATCCCGATATGGAACCGGGCCAGACGGATCAAGCGATCGAACCGATTCAGGAAGGGACAATCGAATTCCGGGATGTCACGTTTTCCTACGATGGGAAAAATGACGTATTGAAAAATATTTCATTCACGGCAAACGCAGGCGAAACGGTCGCCCTGGTCGGCCATACTGGAAGCGGCAAGAGCTCTATCATCAACTTGCTCATGCGGTTCTATGAGTACAATCAAGGCGAAATCCTAGTGGACGGAAAATCGCTGAAGGATTACCCGAAAGAGGAACTCCGCCAGAAGGTCGGTCTCGTTTTGCAGGATCCATTCCTGTTCTATGGCGATATCGAAAGCAATATCCGTTTGCACAACAAGGAAATGTCGGCAGAAGAGGTTCGGGCCGCAGCGGAGTTTGTCCGTGCCAATGAGTTTATCGAAAAGCTGCCGGATAAGTACTCACAGAAAGTGACCGAGCGGGGCTCCACGTTCTCCAGTGGTCAACGTCAGCTTGTTGCCTTTGCCCGCACAATCGCGACCAATCCGAAAATACTTGTCTTGGACGAAGCGACAGCCAATATCGACACGGAGACGGAAGTCGCTATCCAAGCGAGCTTGGAAAAAATGCGAAAAGGCCGGACGACTATTGCGATTGCCCACAGATTGAGCACCATCCAGGATGCCGAACTGATTTTAGTGCTGCACCAAGGGGAAATCGTCGAGCGGGGCAATCACCAGCAGCTCCTCGCGCAAAAAGGGCTGTATTACATGATGTACCAATTGCAAAATGGATTGCTGGATGATGCGATGTAA
- a CDS encoding ABC transporter ATP-binding protein: protein MKVLVQLSWFFKQRRKQYGLGIAALVFVSLLQLLPPKIIGFIVDDITEGTLSSSELIKWLIILAAAGVLMYVSRYYWRVMIFGSAVLLSRTMREKLFNHFTRMSPSFYQKRRVGDLMAHATNDINAVQQTAGMGILTLVDSISTGGFVILTMALTINWKLTVIALIPFPFMIFLTSYYGRLLRKKFRFAQEAFSSLNDKTQESISGIKVIKTFGQQKEDIQDFTDLSTDVVEKNMRVAKVDALFDPTITGIFAISYILSFFFGTKFIISGDMSIGDMVAFSTYLGLLTWPMLAFGFLFNIVERGNASYSRISELLSITPEIQDVAGAIAERPAGDLHFDIDEFMFPEDETPALRNVHFTLRRGETLGIVGKTGSGKTAILKLLLREFEGYEGSIVYGGHPINQYKQQSLRSSIGYVPQDHFLFSTTVAENIAFTNPKVDREKIYEAARLAHIHEDILGFAEGYETVVGERGVSLSGGQKQRISIARALIMQPELLILDDSLSAVDAKTEEAILEALKQTRTGETTIITSHRLSAIQHAHKIIVLEEGTIIEAGTHDELIAMDGKYKEMYDLQQLEVLVEQGGEE, encoded by the coding sequence GTGAAAGTTTTAGTTCAACTAAGCTGGTTTTTCAAACAGCGCAGGAAGCAATACGGTCTCGGCATTGCAGCCCTTGTATTCGTTTCCTTGCTGCAATTGCTGCCGCCGAAAATCATCGGTTTCATAGTCGATGATATTACAGAGGGGACGTTAAGCTCGTCCGAACTGATCAAGTGGCTGATCATCTTGGCAGCGGCGGGCGTGTTAATGTACGTATCTCGTTATTATTGGCGTGTCATGATTTTTGGATCCGCTGTCCTGTTATCGAGAACGATGCGGGAAAAATTATTCAACCATTTTACGAGAATGTCACCGTCGTTCTATCAGAAACGCCGAGTCGGGGATTTGATGGCCCATGCGACAAATGACATCAATGCAGTGCAACAGACTGCCGGAATGGGAATCTTGACACTGGTCGATTCAATTTCGACTGGCGGTTTCGTCATTTTGACCATGGCATTAACAATCAATTGGAAATTGACAGTAATTGCTTTAATTCCTTTTCCATTCATGATTTTCTTGACAAGTTATTACGGACGGCTGCTCCGTAAGAAATTCCGATTTGCCCAAGAAGCGTTTTCGAGCTTGAATGATAAGACGCAGGAAAGCATTTCGGGCATTAAGGTCATCAAGACATTCGGACAGCAAAAAGAGGACATTCAGGATTTCACGGATTTATCGACGGATGTGGTGGAAAAAAATATGAGAGTGGCCAAAGTCGATGCGCTATTTGATCCGACAATAACCGGAATTTTCGCAATTTCCTATATACTGTCGTTCTTTTTCGGAACAAAGTTCATTATTTCGGGAGATATGTCCATCGGAGATATGGTGGCTTTCAGTACATACCTTGGTTTGCTGACATGGCCGATGCTTGCGTTCGGATTCCTGTTCAATATCGTGGAACGCGGGAACGCCTCGTACAGCCGTATTTCAGAGCTCCTTTCCATCACGCCTGAAATTCAGGACGTGGCAGGCGCGATTGCGGAAAGGCCGGCAGGTGATTTGCATTTCGATATTGATGAATTCATGTTTCCTGAGGATGAAACACCTGCCTTGCGCAATGTGCACTTTACGTTAAGACGCGGCGAAACACTCGGGATTGTCGGAAAGACCGGTTCAGGGAAAACAGCTATATTAAAGCTTCTGTTACGAGAGTTTGAAGGATACGAAGGAAGCATTGTGTACGGCGGACATCCGATCAACCAATATAAACAGCAAAGTTTACGGAGTTCCATTGGGTACGTACCGCAAGACCACTTTCTGTTTTCGACGACCGTGGCCGAAAATATCGCCTTCACCAATCCGAAGGTCGATCGCGAGAAGATTTATGAAGCAGCCCGACTCGCCCATATCCATGAAGACATTTTAGGATTTGCGGAGGGGTATGAAACTGTTGTGGGAGAACGGGGCGTTTCCCTGTCAGGTGGACAGAAACAACGGATTTCTATCGCCCGTGCTTTGATTATGCAACCCGAATTATTGATTCTAGACGATTCGTTATCAGCGGTTGATGCGAAGACGGAAGAAGCGATTCTAGAAGCATTGAAGCAGACGCGAACTGGCGAGACGACAATTATTACGTCGCACCGCCTGAGTGCCATCCAACACGCTCATAAAATCATCGTCTTGGAAGAAGGAACCATTATTGAGGCCGGCACCCATGATGAATTGATTGCCATGGATGGCAAGTATAAAGAAATGTACGACCTGCAACAACTGGAAGTGCTCGTTGAACAAGGGGGTGAGGAATGA
- a CDS encoding YolD-like family protein yields the protein MIRDRGNIKWTAMMLPEHIQQLRDWQAEDGKIAREIPDEHQLEEWNYRIGQVMERGLPLSIEFWRGEDVKKVKGFIQNIDRLQGMLQIGMKPGEAHRVPFVDIKSISEIE from the coding sequence ATGATTCGGGATCGAGGAAATATTAAATGGACAGCTATGATGCTTCCTGAGCATATTCAGCAATTAAGGGATTGGCAGGCAGAAGACGGAAAGATAGCTAGGGAAATTCCGGATGAACACCAGCTAGAGGAGTGGAACTATAGGATTGGCCAAGTGATGGAAAGGGGATTGCCGCTCTCTATCGAGTTTTGGCGGGGAGAAGATGTCAAAAAGGTGAAGGGCTTTATTCAAAATATCGACAGGCTGCAAGGGATGCTTCAAATCGGCATGAAACCAGGTGAAGCACATCGCGTGCCGTTTGTCGATATAAAAAGTATTTCTGAAATCGAATAA
- a CDS encoding MFS transporter, protein MKHRSFRFLWVSQAIADCGDTFYIVGLIAILYSQSSSPFVLALVPFVNMMGRFVSGFLSPLLMNRFSLKRLLVTSQTLKTFMLGSLACYAAGPAASVAVLLSLVFVIAFLDGWAAPASHAMLPRLVPKEELVKANSFFSVVSESVNLGAWAAGGLIVAMTTGPFIILLTGILYLFTIALLAGISDPVKFSPRKEERRSTELLAGWRLVWKCPLYRTLHILIAFDALANVVWIASILYVFVMEVLAKNEAWWGYINTSFFIGMLVGGIICSRFAPFLEQSLRRAILVSSFGIGLLTALFGMAAWPWFALVLAGCIGVFQQWKGISIHTSLQKVASAEELPTIYAVQQTIVSILFAAGSLAFGAFAELAGARPVYMLAAVLLALSTLYAWRYRRHLQTN, encoded by the coding sequence ATGAAACATCGATCTTTCCGTTTCTTATGGGTGAGTCAGGCGATCGCCGATTGCGGAGATACCTTCTATATCGTGGGACTAATTGCTATTCTATATAGCCAGTCCAGTTCTCCGTTCGTGCTCGCGCTCGTTCCATTCGTCAATATGATGGGACGTTTTGTAAGCGGGTTCCTTTCTCCGCTTCTAATGAACCGCTTTTCGTTAAAAAGATTGCTCGTTACATCTCAAACGTTGAAAACATTTATGCTCGGGTCGCTCGCTTGCTATGCTGCAGGACCAGCGGCAAGTGTGGCTGTCCTATTAAGCCTGGTGTTCGTCATCGCGTTTCTTGACGGTTGGGCAGCTCCCGCAAGTCATGCCATGTTGCCGCGCCTTGTGCCGAAGGAGGAATTGGTGAAGGCGAACAGCTTCTTTTCCGTCGTGTCGGAAAGCGTCAATCTAGGCGCCTGGGCAGCAGGCGGATTGATTGTCGCTATGACCACTGGTCCGTTCATCATTCTGTTGACAGGCATACTGTATCTATTCACAATCGCCCTGCTTGCCGGGATTTCCGACCCTGTCAAATTTTCACCGCGCAAAGAGGAAAGGAGATCCACTGAATTATTGGCAGGCTGGCGTCTTGTATGGAAATGCCCGTTGTATCGGACCCTCCATATTCTCATCGCATTCGATGCACTGGCCAACGTCGTATGGATTGCCTCCATCCTCTATGTGTTTGTGATGGAAGTCCTCGCAAAAAATGAGGCGTGGTGGGGCTACATCAATACATCCTTTTTTATCGGCATGCTCGTGGGCGGCATCATCTGCTCGCGTTTTGCACCGTTTCTTGAACAATCCTTACGGCGGGCCATTTTGGTGTCCTCTTTCGGCATCGGCCTTCTTACCGCGCTTTTCGGAATGGCGGCATGGCCGTGGTTCGCCCTCGTTCTCGCCGGGTGCATTGGCGTTTTTCAACAATGGAAAGGCATCTCAATCCATACTAGTTTGCAAAAAGTGGCTTCGGCTGAAGAGTTGCCTACAATCTACGCCGTGCAGCAAACTATCGTATCCATTCTGTTTGCTGCCGGTTCCTTGGCTTTTGGTGCATTTGCCGAATTGGCGGGTGCAAGGCCTGTATATATGCTGGCCGCCGTATTGCTCGCCCTTTCCACCCTTTATGCATGGAGGTATCGCCGTCACCTGCAAACGAATTGA
- a CDS encoding UV damage repair protein UvrX, producing MYENLPNRQIVCLDMRSFYASCAAAIEGLDVMETPIAIVGNMERKGGVILAASPPLKNEFGIRTGMRLFEIPDDPSIRLIQPKMGFYLDVSMAIARHLNRFVPKEAIHVYSVDESFIDLTGTERLWGPIEDTVQSIQDELAAQFQLPSACGIGPNMLLSKLALDLEAKKTGVARWTYEDVPEKLWPIAPLSKMWGIGSRLEKTLNNMGIFSVGDLAHAPLEQLEKKFGIMGNQLYHHAHGLDFSSVDTAPLVEGQISYGKGQVLFRDYEKREDVLAVLLEMCEDVAKRAREAGKAGRTVHLSVVYSKRALGGGFSRSASVSESMNDTMGIYRVCTELFDRFHDGRPVRRLAISLTNLEEEHSMQLSFFDERKWRDRKLGATMDTLRNKYGSTAVLRAVSYTDAGTAVHRSKLIGGHYK from the coding sequence ATGTATGAAAATTTGCCGAACCGGCAGATCGTCTGCCTGGATATGAGGAGTTTTTATGCCAGCTGCGCGGCTGCCATCGAAGGGTTGGATGTCATGGAAACTCCCATTGCGATAGTAGGGAACATGGAACGCAAGGGCGGTGTCATCCTTGCCGCGTCGCCGCCTTTGAAAAATGAGTTCGGCATCCGGACGGGTATGCGATTATTTGAAATTCCAGATGATCCGAGCATCCGACTGATCCAGCCGAAAATGGGGTTTTACTTGGATGTATCCATGGCGATTGCCCGTCATTTGAATCGCTTTGTTCCGAAAGAAGCCATCCATGTATACAGCGTTGACGAAAGCTTTATCGATCTGACAGGGACGGAGCGTCTTTGGGGACCTATTGAGGATACGGTGCAGTCCATCCAAGACGAGTTGGCTGCCCAATTCCAGCTGCCCTCTGCCTGCGGCATCGGCCCGAATATGCTGCTGTCAAAGCTCGCTTTAGATTTGGAAGCGAAAAAGACCGGCGTCGCCCGCTGGACATACGAGGATGTACCCGAAAAGCTGTGGCCGATCGCTCCCCTCAGCAAAATGTGGGGGATCGGCAGCCGCTTAGAAAAGACGTTAAACAACATGGGCATCTTCTCTGTCGGAGATCTGGCCCATGCCCCTTTGGAACAGTTGGAAAAAAAATTCGGCATTATGGGAAATCAATTATATCATCATGCTCACGGACTCGATTTTTCAAGCGTTGACACAGCTCCGCTTGTCGAAGGGCAGATTAGCTATGGGAAAGGCCAGGTTCTGTTCCGGGACTATGAAAAACGGGAAGATGTGCTGGCGGTCCTTTTGGAAATGTGTGAGGATGTCGCTAAACGGGCCAGGGAGGCAGGGAAGGCCGGCCGTACCGTACACCTATCGGTCGTCTATTCCAAGCGTGCGCTCGGGGGCGGGTTCAGCCGCTCCGCTTCGGTAAGTGAATCGATGAATGACACGATGGGCATCTATCGGGTATGCACGGAACTGTTCGACCGCTTCCACGACGGACGGCCCGTGCGCCGCCTGGCCATCAGCTTGACGAACTTGGAGGAAGAGCACTCCATGCAACTGAGTTTTTTCGATGAACGGAAATGGCGGGATCGCAAGCTTGGTGCCACGATGGACACGTTACGCAATAAATATGGCTCTACTGCAGTGTTGCGTGCGGTGTCCTATACGGATGCCGGAACGGCAGTTCATCGATCCAAACTCATCGGCGGGCATTACAAATGA
- a CDS encoding DUF6612 family protein encodes MKKLVKTLTIGTLVLLLAACNSSGEKEKMTAERLLDKSKKEMASSLDAVHSHIVYDDYKVTIHDGDFENPEKSGAKFDIQTDVFLNPMKMHQETLVQQRGIKSYKMNLYRLGDQNFVSDENNKEWEKASSETLEKLFGTLVSRSNPTLDLSLFDEFKDDFVLEPIEYGYALTLSLNRKQFERFKELVPDLGPQEDGFLIIYKMDLVITFNKSTSYVTSFKMSADMRSFRDGNSYRARQKLNATYSYFNDIDPFKIPDQLQ; translated from the coding sequence GTGAAAAAATTAGTTAAAACTTTGACGATCGGCACGCTCGTTTTGCTCCTCGCTGCTTGCAATTCCAGCGGAGAGAAAGAAAAGATGACGGCTGAACGTCTATTGGACAAGTCCAAGAAGGAGATGGCGTCCTCTTTGGATGCGGTTCATTCGCACATCGTCTATGATGATTATAAAGTGACCATTCATGATGGAGATTTTGAGAATCCCGAAAAAAGCGGCGCCAAATTCGATATTCAGACGGATGTGTTCTTAAACCCTATGAAGATGCATCAAGAAACTCTTGTACAGCAGCGGGGCATCAAATCATACAAAATGAATCTCTATCGTTTGGGTGACCAGAATTTTGTTTCCGATGAAAACAACAAAGAGTGGGAAAAAGCCTCCTCGGAAACACTTGAAAAATTGTTTGGCACACTCGTTTCCCGTTCAAACCCAACGCTCGATCTTTCTCTGTTCGATGAATTTAAGGACGACTTTGTTCTGGAACCGATTGAATATGGGTATGCTTTGACATTAAGTTTGAATCGGAAGCAATTCGAGCGATTCAAAGAGCTCGTACCGGATCTTGGGCCTCAGGAAGATGGATTCCTTATCATTTATAAAATGGATTTGGTCATCACTTTCAATAAGAGCACGTCTTATGTGACGAGCTTTAAAATGTCAGCGGATATGAGATCATTCCGCGATGGCAATTCCTACCGAGCCAGACAGAAATTGAACGCTACATATAGCTATTTTAATGATATCGATCCTTTCAAAATACCAGATCAGCTTCAATAA